One genomic window of Actinoalloteichus hoggarensis includes the following:
- a CDS encoding response regulator transcription factor produces the protein MIRVLVADDQAMVREGFSALLAAQPDIEVVGSASDGREAVTETRRLAEAGIGPDVVLMDIRMPVLDGLAATRLLMDLPRPADSSPPRVLVLTTFDLDDYVYEALRSGASGFLLKHAPSADLLSAVRVVAEGEALLAPSVTRRLIEDFVRTRPVEPPLRGRPDPLKSLTERETEVLTLVARGLSNTEIAKHLVLAEQTVKSHVSRILTKLGVRDRAQAVIAAYECGLVTVGT, from the coding sequence ATGATTCGCGTCCTGGTGGCCGACGACCAGGCGATGGTGCGGGAGGGCTTCTCGGCGCTGCTCGCCGCCCAGCCCGACATCGAGGTGGTCGGCTCGGCCTCCGACGGCCGCGAGGCCGTCACCGAGACCAGGAGGCTGGCCGAGGCGGGAATCGGGCCGGACGTGGTGCTGATGGACATCCGCATGCCCGTCCTCGACGGTCTCGCGGCGACCCGGCTGCTGATGGACCTGCCTCGCCCTGCCGACAGCTCGCCGCCTCGGGTACTCGTGCTCACCACCTTCGACCTGGACGACTACGTCTACGAGGCGCTGCGCTCCGGCGCCAGCGGCTTCCTTCTCAAACACGCGCCGTCGGCCGATCTGCTGTCCGCCGTGCGCGTCGTGGCCGAGGGCGAGGCGCTGCTCGCGCCCTCGGTGACCCGGCGGCTCATCGAGGACTTCGTCCGCACACGGCCGGTGGAGCCGCCGCTCCGGGGGCGCCCCGACCCGCTGAAGTCGTTGACGGAGCGGGAGACCGAGGTACTGACCCTCGTCGCCAGAGGCCTGTCGAACACCGAGATCGCCAAGCACCTGGTGCTCGCGGAGCAGACGGTGAAGAGCCACGTCAGCCGCATCCTCACCAAGCTCGGCGTCCGCGACCGCGCCCAGGCCGTGATCGCCGCCTACGAGTGCGGCCTCGTCACGGTCGGTACCTGA
- a CDS encoding alpha/beta hydrolase — translation MHSGGRAVRRARSTGRAAAALLGLSLVVGLATPPAATEATPFAPDAWATAAWERDRSQGTPLPAPDAEPAEVAAFFAGVEPAEAARLAAAHPAVLGQLDGAPAAVRYAANRHRSNRSTAVSGPEEAAVRREQLLLLDDRGRGRVAVVLGDLDRARAIAVLVPGSDVDLARFAESEQPLRRPMGMAEALRDELTDRSPDDQTAVIAWLGYQTPEGIGVDALGGRLARTGAHELTDFIAGLRAAHPGRRVSVICHSYGAVVCGTAAPRLATDELVFLAAPGVRADSVAELDTEARVWAGRGDRDWISAVPALRLGDLGHGGDPTSAGFGARHVPTRDVAGHDGYFVPGTDSLAAMAEIVIGRAEEQKRAVSASADTDDHARGADDAAETLQAGRADATPAVARR, via the coding sequence ATGCACAGTGGAGGACGAGCCGTCCGACGGGCCCGATCGACGGGCCGCGCCGCGGCCGCGCTGCTCGGCCTGAGCCTGGTGGTCGGCCTCGCCACACCACCCGCGGCGACGGAGGCGACGCCGTTCGCGCCGGACGCCTGGGCGACGGCCGCCTGGGAACGGGATCGATCGCAGGGCACGCCGCTGCCCGCCCCCGACGCCGAACCCGCCGAGGTCGCGGCCTTCTTCGCGGGCGTCGAACCCGCTGAGGCCGCCCGTCTGGCAGCCGCTCACCCCGCCGTGCTGGGACAGCTGGACGGCGCGCCCGCCGCCGTGCGCTACGCCGCGAACCGACACCGGTCGAACCGGTCGACCGCCGTGTCCGGACCCGAGGAGGCAGCCGTCCGTCGGGAGCAGCTGCTGCTGCTCGACGATCGGGGGCGCGGCCGAGTCGCCGTGGTGCTCGGCGATCTGGATCGGGCACGTGCCATCGCGGTGCTCGTGCCCGGCTCCGACGTCGACCTGGCCCGCTTCGCCGAGTCGGAGCAGCCGCTGCGCAGGCCGATGGGCATGGCCGAGGCGCTCCGCGACGAGTTGACGGACCGGTCCCCCGACGACCAGACCGCCGTCATCGCCTGGCTCGGCTATCAGACTCCCGAGGGCATCGGGGTGGACGCACTCGGCGGCCGACTGGCCAGGACCGGTGCCCACGAGCTCACCGACTTCATCGCGGGACTCCGCGCCGCGCACCCCGGCAGACGCGTCAGCGTGATCTGTCACAGCTACGGCGCGGTGGTCTGCGGGACGGCCGCGCCCCGGCTCGCCACCGACGAGCTGGTGTTCCTCGCGGCCCCCGGCGTCCGCGCCGACTCCGTGGCCGAACTCGACACCGAGGCCCGTGTCTGGGCGGGCCGCGGTGACCGCGACTGGATCTCCGCCGTTCCCGCGCTGCGCCTCGGCGATCTCGGGCACGGCGGCGACCCGACGAGCGCGGGCTTCGGTGCCCGCCACGTCCCCACTCGGGACGTGGCGGGGCACGACGGCTACTTCGTGCCGGGCACCGATTCGCTGGCCGCCATGGCCGAGATCGTCATCGGGCGAGCGGAGGAACAGAAGCGCGCCGTGTCCGCCTCAGCCGACACCGACGACCACGCGCGCGGTGCGGACGACGCCGCCGAGACGCTTCAGGCCGGCCGGGCCGACGCGACGCCTGCGGTGGCACGGCGATGA
- a CDS encoding acyltransferase family protein, translating to MTARTRDPLIDLLRAAAVCGVVIGHWMVTPLTPGQDGLIASSPLATQPQLTPLSWVFQTLGLLFFVSGHAASAGRHQPSAGADWWRRVRRFAPPVAALCGAWAVVLAVLAVRGLPQQTVATVAQLVVTPLWFLGVLLLLLAGTPLMRRLDDRFGAAAALLPAALALSGEAVAAISDSGLAQAVGLTTAVTVWWVPWQLGTASAAGRRPGRLAGAALIMVGVLGMIAAVTAFGYPAPAVGVPGAERSNLAPPSPVVLALAVAQIGLVLVLWPRLRRIAAHPITGRVVALVDRHALGVLLLHQSALIVVSLVAARAGVVPGLHTDSGGPGWPLLRLVWLPVFALVLLILLRVAALAAPTTRAGRDDASVRRRPRRARESTRDRAETEPDRGPENTKRTATLE from the coding sequence ATGACGGCCCGCACTCGAGATCCGCTGATCGACCTCCTCCGGGCGGCCGCGGTCTGCGGCGTGGTGATCGGCCACTGGATGGTCACGCCGCTGACCCCTGGCCAGGACGGTCTGATCGCGAGCAGCCCGTTGGCGACACAGCCGCAGTTGACGCCGCTGAGCTGGGTCTTCCAGACACTCGGACTGCTCTTCTTCGTCAGCGGCCACGCCGCCTCGGCCGGGCGGCACCAGCCCTCGGCCGGGGCGGACTGGTGGCGACGAGTGCGTCGATTCGCGCCGCCGGTGGCGGCCTTGTGCGGGGCCTGGGCGGTGGTGCTCGCCGTCCTCGCCGTGCGCGGCCTCCCCCAGCAGACGGTGGCCACGGTCGCGCAGCTGGTCGTCACACCGCTGTGGTTCCTCGGCGTCCTGCTGCTCCTCCTGGCCGGGACGCCTCTGATGCGACGGCTGGACGACCGCTTCGGCGCCGCCGCGGCTCTGCTGCCCGCGGCGCTCGCGCTGTCGGGAGAAGCGGTCGCCGCGATCTCCGACAGCGGACTCGCACAGGCCGTCGGACTGACCACGGCCGTGACCGTGTGGTGGGTTCCGTGGCAACTCGGCACGGCGTCGGCCGCCGGACGCCGCCCCGGCAGGCTGGCGGGTGCGGCGCTGATCATGGTCGGCGTCCTCGGCATGATCGCCGCCGTGACGGCGTTCGGCTACCCGGCGCCCGCGGTCGGCGTTCCCGGCGCCGAACGCTCCAACCTCGCCCCGCCCTCACCCGTCGTGCTCGCGCTGGCCGTCGCACAGATCGGCCTCGTACTCGTGCTGTGGCCGAGGCTGCGTCGGATCGCCGCGCATCCGATCACCGGACGGGTCGTCGCGCTCGTCGATCGACATGCCTTGGGCGTCCTGCTCCTGCACCAGAGCGCACTGATCGTCGTGAGCCTGGTGGCCGCGCGCGCGGGGGTCGTGCCCGGCCTGCACACCGACTCCGGCGGCCCAGGCTGGCCGCTGCTGCGACTGGTCTGGCTGCCGGTGTTCGCTCTGGTCCTCCTGATACTGCTTCGAGTCGCCGCACTCGCCGCACCGACGACTCGCGCGGGCCGAGACGACGCCTCGGTGCGGAGACGACCGCGCCGAGCACGAGAATCGACGCGCGATCGGGCGGAGACCGAACCCGACCGCGGTCCCGAGAACACAAAGCGGACAGCGACACTGGAATAA
- a CDS encoding DUF1707 domain-containing protein gives MAGADNLHQKRIGTTERESAVSALGIHLSEGRLSLEEYEQRLTNTMDAKTNGQLLAVFTDLPAPHPVLPGVPTLRPPTLRGPSAPPATDDVVYSSKSKIAAGVLQLVPSLGIGRFYTGHVGIGLAQLLLTPVFGIGVLWCWIDGILLIANGGRDRNGLRLRD, from the coding sequence GTGGCAGGCGCAGACAATCTCCACCAGAAGCGGATCGGCACCACGGAGCGCGAATCGGCCGTGAGCGCCCTGGGCATTCATCTCTCCGAAGGCCGATTGAGCCTGGAGGAGTACGAACAACGACTCACCAACACGATGGACGCGAAGACGAACGGGCAGCTGCTCGCCGTCTTCACCGACTTGCCCGCGCCGCATCCGGTGCTGCCGGGCGTGCCGACCCTGCGGCCGCCGACTCTGCGCGGTCCCTCGGCGCCGCCCGCGACCGACGACGTCGTCTACTCGTCGAAGTCGAAGATCGCCGCAGGGGTGCTTCAGCTCGTCCCGAGCCTCGGCATCGGCCGCTTCTACACCGGCCACGTCGGCATCGGGTTGGCCCAGCTGCTCCTGACACCGGTGTTCGGCATCGGCGTCCTCTGGTGCTGGATCGACGGCATCCTGCTGATCGCCAACGGCGGTCGAGACCGCAACGGGCTCCGGCTCCGCGACTGA
- a CDS encoding NUDIX domain-containing protein, with protein MTSSPPQPTSSDGVSRTRGEHEFDVVSSHDRYAGRVMALRVDEIAMPGGGTGRREVVEHPGAVAIVAVDDEGRVVLIHQYRHPLGRRLWELPAGLLDVAGEPAVDTARRELAEEVALSASRWSVLVDVAASPGFTDEVVRVFLARDLHEVAETAAEGDEEADLVVRRVPLDEAVRMVVAGEIVNASTSAGLLAARAVLTGLAEARDITAPWPDRPTRWAARRADSS; from the coding sequence ATGACCTCGTCGCCCCCGCAGCCCACGTCTTCCGACGGCGTGTCACGGACCAGGGGCGAGCACGAGTTCGACGTCGTGAGCAGTCACGACCGGTACGCGGGTCGGGTGATGGCCCTGCGGGTCGACGAGATCGCCATGCCGGGCGGCGGCACGGGGCGTCGAGAGGTCGTGGAGCATCCCGGCGCGGTCGCGATCGTGGCCGTCGACGACGAGGGCCGGGTGGTGCTGATTCATCAGTACCGGCATCCGCTCGGGCGACGGTTGTGGGAACTGCCCGCCGGGCTGCTCGACGTGGCGGGCGAGCCTGCGGTCGACACGGCGCGCCGTGAGCTGGCCGAGGAGGTCGCGCTGTCGGCCTCGCGGTGGTCGGTGCTGGTCGACGTCGCCGCGTCACCCGGTTTCACCGACGAGGTCGTCCGGGTCTTCCTCGCCCGCGACCTGCACGAGGTGGCCGAGACGGCGGCCGAGGGCGACGAGGAGGCCGATCTCGTGGTGCGGCGGGTGCCGTTGGACGAGGCGGTGCGCATGGTGGTGGCGGGCGAGATCGTCAACGCCTCCACCTCGGCCGGGCTGCTGGCGGCGCGTGCCGTGCTGACCGGTCTCGCCGAGGCCAGGGACATCACGGCGCCGTGGCCGGACCGGCCCACCCGATGGGCGGCACGCCGGGCGGACTCGTCCTGA
- a CDS encoding CTP synthase — protein sequence MLQARTIKHVFVTGGVASSLGKGLTASSLGQLLTARGLRVTMQKLDPYLNVDPGTMNPFQHGEVFITEDGTETDLDVGHYERFLDRDLSGRANVTTGQVYSTVIAKERRGEYLGDTVQVIPHITDEIKARIRAMSEPDENGITPDVVITEVGGTVGDIESLPFLEACRQVRHDLGRDNCFFLHVSLVPYLAPSGELKTKPTQHSVAALRNIGIQPDAIVCRSDREIPAALKRKIALMCDVDVDGVVAAPDARSIYDIPRVVHAEGLDAYVVRRLGLPFRDVDWRVWGDLLDRVHQPAETVRVALVGKYVDLPDAYLSVTEALRAGGFAHHAKVEIVWVPSDRCDTDAGASAALAGVDGILVPGGFGVRGIEGKVGAIRHGRTRGIPTLGLCLGLQCMVIDVARDLAGLDGANSAEFGEDCPHPVISTMADQEAVVAGERDMGGTMRLGAYPARLVDGTVTAKAYGTTDVSERHRHRYEVNNAYRERLAEAGLVFSGLSPDDRLVEFVELPAEAHPFFVGTQAHPELKSRPTRPHPLFAAFVRAAADYKAQERLPVELSGATPSKAGASR from the coding sequence GTGCTGCAGGCACGCACGATCAAGCACGTGTTCGTCACGGGAGGAGTCGCATCCTCTCTCGGGAAGGGGCTGACGGCATCCAGCCTGGGGCAGTTGCTCACGGCCCGTGGCCTTCGGGTCACCATGCAGAAGCTGGACCCTTATCTCAACGTCGATCCCGGCACGATGAACCCCTTCCAGCATGGTGAGGTGTTCATCACCGAGGACGGCACGGAGACCGACCTCGACGTCGGCCACTATGAACGTTTCCTGGACCGGGACCTGTCCGGTCGCGCGAACGTGACCACCGGCCAGGTGTACTCGACGGTGATCGCCAAGGAGCGGCGCGGCGAGTACCTCGGTGACACGGTTCAGGTCATTCCGCACATCACCGACGAGATCAAGGCCCGTATCCGGGCGATGTCCGAGCCGGACGAGAACGGGATCACCCCCGACGTGGTGATCACCGAGGTCGGCGGCACGGTGGGCGACATCGAATCGCTGCCGTTCCTGGAGGCCTGCCGTCAGGTGCGCCATGACCTCGGACGGGACAACTGCTTCTTCCTGCACGTCTCCCTGGTGCCGTATCTGGCGCCTTCCGGCGAGTTGAAGACCAAGCCGACTCAGCACTCGGTGGCCGCGCTGCGCAACATCGGCATCCAGCCCGACGCCATCGTGTGTCGGTCCGACCGGGAGATCCCGGCGGCCCTCAAACGCAAGATCGCCCTCATGTGCGACGTCGACGTCGACGGCGTGGTCGCCGCACCCGATGCCCGGTCGATCTACGACATTCCGCGGGTCGTGCACGCCGAGGGGCTGGACGCCTACGTGGTGCGCAGGCTGGGCCTGCCGTTCCGTGACGTGGACTGGCGGGTGTGGGGCGATCTGCTCGACCGGGTGCACCAGCCCGCCGAGACGGTGCGGGTCGCGCTCGTCGGCAAGTACGTCGACCTGCCCGACGCCTACCTGTCGGTCACCGAGGCGCTGCGAGCGGGCGGCTTCGCTCACCACGCCAAGGTGGAGATCGTCTGGGTGCCCTCGGACCGGTGTGACACCGACGCGGGCGCCTCGGCGGCGTTGGCGGGCGTCGACGGCATCCTCGTCCCCGGCGGGTTCGGTGTCCGGGGCATCGAGGGCAAGGTCGGCGCGATCCGTCACGGCCGCACCCGGGGCATCCCGACGCTGGGTTTGTGCCTGGGACTGCAGTGCATGGTGATCGACGTGGCCCGGGACCTCGCGGGACTGGACGGGGCGAACTCCGCCGAGTTCGGCGAGGACTGCCCGCATCCGGTGATCAGCACCATGGCGGATCAGGAGGCCGTGGTCGCGGGGGAGCGGGACATGGGCGGCACGATGCGACTCGGCGCCTATCCCGCTCGACTGGTCGACGGGACGGTGACCGCGAAGGCCTACGGCACCACCGACGTCTCCGAGCGGCATCGGCATCGCTACGAGGTGAACAACGCCTACCGGGAGCGGCTGGCCGAGGCGGGGCTGGTGTTCTCCGGGTTGTCCCCCGACGATCGGCTCGTCGAATTCGTGGAGCTGCCCGCCGAGGCACACCCGTTCTTCGTCGGCACCCAGGCGCACCCCGAGCTGAAGAGCAGGCCGACGCGTCCGCATCCGCTTTTCGCGGCGTTCGTGCGGGCGGCGGCGGATTACAAGGCCCAGGAACGCCTTCCGGTGGAGCTGTCGGGTGCGACGCCGAGCAAGGCGGGAGCGTCGCGATGA
- a CDS encoding copper transporter gives MITLRYHFVAMAAVFLALAVGVVLGSTTAAERFLAGIGDGGPSSTEQLTNLENERDDLAARLRDAEAFAVALAPRIVAGSLDGQRVALLSTVDADAADRDAVRELIGAAGGTVSGEIQLTDGFTDPARADQLRELVRGVLPAGVRLPSAVDPGTLAGGLLGALLLTDPETDEPQASATESAAALGGLVDGGFVQAGGEVEPARLVVVIDGGVSAANAAGDRAAVVARLAAQLDRSGAGAVLAGRAGSATGQGSVGLVRADRAVADILSTVDDVERPAGRIAVVLALREQNEGAAGQYGVAEGARAPVPEASPAAADTGSADTGPADDTGPADTRSADDAGPANTGPADGSGPADGSAEESDAAPFDDAAVVVGGG, from the coding sequence GTGATCACTCTGCGTTATCACTTCGTCGCGATGGCCGCGGTGTTCCTGGCGTTGGCCGTCGGAGTGGTCCTGGGTTCCACGACGGCCGCGGAACGGTTCCTCGCGGGAATCGGCGACGGCGGGCCGTCGTCCACCGAACAGCTCACGAATCTGGAGAACGAGCGTGACGACCTGGCCGCTCGGCTGAGGGACGCCGAGGCGTTCGCCGTCGCCCTCGCGCCGCGGATCGTGGCGGGCAGCCTCGACGGGCAACGCGTGGCGCTGCTCAGCACGGTCGACGCGGACGCCGCCGATCGAGACGCGGTGCGCGAACTGATCGGCGCGGCGGGCGGCACCGTCTCCGGCGAGATCCAGCTCACCGACGGCTTCACCGACCCGGCTCGTGCGGATCAGCTGCGAGAACTGGTCCGCGGGGTGCTCCCCGCCGGTGTCCGACTGCCCTCCGCCGTCGACCCGGGAACCCTCGCGGGCGGCCTGCTGGGCGCGCTGCTGCTGACCGATCCTGAGACCGATGAGCCGCAGGCCTCCGCGACGGAGAGCGCCGCGGCACTGGGCGGGCTGGTCGACGGCGGCTTCGTGCAGGCGGGCGGCGAGGTCGAGCCTGCGCGGCTCGTCGTCGTCATCGACGGCGGAGTCAGCGCGGCGAACGCGGCAGGAGACCGGGCCGCCGTGGTGGCCCGGCTCGCCGCCCAGCTGGACCGGTCCGGTGCCGGGGCGGTCCTCGCGGGCCGGGCGGGTTCCGCGACGGGACAGGGTTCGGTGGGTCTCGTCCGGGCCGATCGCGCGGTCGCCGACATCCTGTCCACGGTGGACGACGTGGAGCGGCCTGCCGGTCGTATCGCGGTGGTCCTGGCGTTGCGGGAGCAGAACGAGGGAGCAGCCGGTCAGTACGGCGTCGCCGAGGGCGCTCGAGCGCCCGTGCCGGAGGCGTCGCCTGCGGCGGCGGACACGGGGTCGGCGGACACGGGCCCGGCGGACGACACGGGCCCGGCGGACACGAGATCGGCGGACGACGCGGGCCCGGCGAACACGGGCCCGGCGGACGGCTCGGGCCCGGCGGACGGCTCGGCGGAGGAGAGCGACGCGGCGCCCTTCGACGACGCGGCCGTCGTCGTCGGGGGCGGATGA
- the steA gene encoding putative cytokinetic ring protein SteA, with amino-acid sequence MKFTGLLTRRKQNLPGVIGVARVERHGDEFLSRVGPGEIAVIDQVDLDRRTAEALVSARVAAVVNMATSISGRFPNLGPEVLLSAGVPLVDDVGDDLLLTLKDGTRVRLHEGVLYSGELVVGRGVEQTADSVADQLVEAKAGMSAQLEAFSANTAEFLRQERALLLDGAGLPEPTEDLRGRRVVVVAPGPDHAAELRRLRRFVKESRPVLVGVEQGADTLREQGLRPDVIVGDPERISVESLRCGAELVVPAWPGGEAPGLALAHDLGVAAVTVSSTVNPEDLALLLAEDRGAELIVAVGCEATLHEFLDRGRTGSNPSTVLTRLRLGGRLIDAEAVSVLHRSQVTSGAVALLLAGVATVLTAAVVVSGLAPVYGQIAVEGLTDFNSWVKGFFS; translated from the coding sequence ATGAAGTTCACCGGCCTGCTGACTCGGCGTAAGCAGAATCTGCCCGGAGTGATCGGTGTGGCTCGTGTCGAGCGACACGGCGACGAGTTCCTCAGCCGAGTCGGTCCCGGCGAGATCGCGGTGATCGATCAGGTCGACCTGGATCGTCGGACCGCGGAGGCGCTGGTGTCGGCGCGAGTCGCCGCCGTGGTGAACATGGCCACCTCGATCTCCGGCCGATTTCCCAACCTCGGCCCGGAGGTGTTGCTGTCGGCGGGTGTCCCGCTGGTGGACGACGTCGGCGACGATCTGCTGCTCACCCTCAAGGACGGAACGCGGGTTCGGCTGCACGAGGGCGTGCTGTACTCCGGCGAGCTGGTGGTCGGTCGGGGTGTCGAACAGACGGCGGACTCGGTGGCCGACCAGCTCGTCGAGGCGAAGGCGGGGATGTCGGCGCAGCTGGAGGCCTTCTCGGCGAACACGGCGGAGTTCCTTCGGCAGGAGCGGGCGCTGCTGCTGGACGGGGCCGGACTGCCGGAGCCGACCGAGGATCTGCGGGGCAGGCGGGTGGTGGTCGTCGCGCCGGGGCCGGATCACGCCGCCGAGCTGCGGCGGCTGCGCCGGTTCGTGAAGGAGTCCCGTCCGGTGCTCGTCGGCGTCGAGCAGGGCGCGGACACGCTGCGGGAACAGGGGCTGCGGCCGGACGTCATCGTCGGCGATCCCGAGCGGATCTCGGTGGAGTCGCTGCGTTGCGGCGCCGAGCTGGTGGTGCCCGCCTGGCCGGGGGGTGAGGCGCCGGGGCTCGCTCTGGCCCATGACCTCGGCGTGGCGGCGGTGACCGTGTCGTCGACGGTCAATCCGGAGGATCTGGCGCTGCTGCTCGCCGAGGACCGGGGCGCCGAATTGATCGTGGCCGTGGGCTGCGAGGCCACGCTGCACGAGTTCCTGGACCGGGGTCGCACCGGGTCCAACCCGTCGACGGTGCTGACCAGACTGCGGCTGGGCGGCAGGCTGATCGACGCCGAGGCCGTGTCCGTGCTGCACCGGAGTCAGGTGACCTCGGGCGCGGTGGCGCTGTTGCTGGCGGGCGTCGCGACGGTCCTGACGGCGGCGGTGGTCGTCTCCGGACTGGCGCCGGTCTACGGGCAGATCGCCGTGGAAGGCCTGACCGATTTCAACAGCTGGGTGAAAGGGTTCTTCTCGTGA
- the recN gene encoding DNA repair protein RecN, translating into MRIQGLGVIDEATLHLHSGLTVVTGETGAGKTMVVTGLHLLSGGRAESSRVRAGAERTVVEGRFRVEGTGGAAKVAADVGAEPDEDGSLIAVRTVNADGRSRAHLGGRSVPIGVLGQLAEQALAVHGQNDQLRLLRAGEQRIVLDRFAGEPVLAPLAEYRRVRAEWLGVAQELRRRTEQAEEFAREAGILRHGLTEIEALDPQPGEDEELVEEARRLADVDQLRGSALGAQLALTGAADGDPDQPGALGMLGEARRRLTGADDARLRELEPRLAEAIAVLVDVGAELGGYLDRLDADPARLERVLSRQAELKALTRKYAADIDGVLAWAAQARERLSLVDGSDETLGELARRREALETELAEHAERVGAARVAAAVELGEAVSAELAGLAMASARIEVGVTRRPAVPADEAALLLDGQRVHAGPDGVDEVELRLISHEGAPALPVQKGASGGELSRVMLALEVVLADSDPVPTMVFDEVDAGVGGRAAVEVGRRLARLAVSHQVVVVTHLPQVAAYADRHLVVHKGSGSGITSSSVRTVNEEDRVVELARMLAGMDSTETGRAHAEELLSVAARDRASFGTGR; encoded by the coding sequence ATGCGAATTCAGGGCCTCGGCGTCATCGACGAGGCCACCCTTCACCTGCACTCCGGTCTGACCGTGGTGACGGGGGAGACGGGTGCGGGCAAGACGATGGTCGTCACCGGTCTCCACCTGCTCAGCGGCGGGCGAGCGGAGTCGTCTCGGGTGCGGGCGGGTGCCGAACGTACCGTGGTCGAAGGACGTTTCCGCGTCGAAGGCACGGGCGGCGCCGCGAAGGTGGCGGCCGACGTCGGTGCCGAGCCCGACGAGGACGGCAGCCTCATCGCCGTGCGGACGGTGAACGCCGACGGCAGATCCCGTGCGCATCTGGGCGGGCGCTCGGTGCCGATCGGGGTGCTGGGTCAACTCGCGGAGCAGGCTCTCGCGGTGCACGGCCAGAACGACCAGCTGCGGCTGCTGCGTGCGGGGGAGCAGCGGATCGTGCTGGACCGGTTCGCGGGCGAGCCGGTGCTGGCTCCGCTCGCCGAGTACCGGCGGGTCCGTGCCGAATGGCTCGGAGTCGCCCAGGAACTGCGCAGGCGCACCGAGCAGGCCGAGGAGTTCGCCAGGGAGGCGGGCATCCTGCGACACGGGCTTACCGAGATCGAGGCGCTGGACCCGCAGCCCGGTGAGGACGAGGAGCTGGTCGAGGAGGCGCGGCGCCTGGCCGATGTCGATCAGCTGCGCGGGTCGGCTCTCGGCGCGCAGCTGGCGTTGACCGGGGCCGCGGACGGTGATCCGGATCAGCCCGGTGCACTCGGGATGCTCGGCGAAGCCCGTCGCCGGCTCACCGGAGCCGACGACGCGCGGCTCCGCGAACTCGAACCCCGGCTCGCCGAGGCGATCGCCGTCCTGGTCGACGTCGGCGCGGAACTGGGTGGGTATCTCGACCGGCTCGACGCCGACCCGGCACGCCTGGAACGGGTGTTGTCTCGGCAGGCCGAGCTCAAGGCCCTGACCCGGAAGTACGCCGCCGACATCGACGGCGTGCTGGCCTGGGCCGCGCAGGCGCGGGAACGACTGTCGCTGGTGGACGGTTCCGACGAGACGCTGGGGGAACTGGCCCGGCGTCGAGAGGCGTTGGAGACGGAGCTGGCCGAACACGCCGAGCGGGTGGGTGCGGCACGGGTCGCCGCCGCGGTGGAGCTGGGTGAGGCGGTCTCGGCGGAACTGGCCGGCTTGGCGATGGCCTCGGCGCGCATCGAGGTCGGGGTGACGCGACGGCCCGCCGTTCCCGCCGACGAGGCGGCGCTTCTGTTGGACGGGCAGCGGGTGCACGCGGGGCCCGACGGAGTGGACGAGGTCGAGCTGCGGCTGATCTCGCACGAGGGCGCGCCCGCGCTGCCGGTGCAGAAGGGGGCGTCCGGCGGTGAACTGTCCCGTGTGATGCTGGCGTTGGAGGTGGTGCTCGCCGACTCCGATCCGGTTCCGACGATGGTGTTCGACGAGGTCGACGCGGGCGTAGGCGGGCGGGCGGCGGTGGAGGTAGGGCGTCGGCTGGCCCGGCTGGCGGTGTCGCACCAGGTCGTCGTGGTCACCCACCTTCCGCAGGTCGCCGCTTATGCGGACCGGCATCTCGTGGTGCACAAGGGTTCGGGCTCCGGGATCACGAGCAGCAGCGTCCGCACGGTGAACGAAGAGGACCGTGTCGTCGAGCTGGCCAGGATGCTGGCGGGCATGGACTCGACGGAGACCGGCCGGGCCCACGCCGAGGAGTTGCTGTCCGTGGCTGCCCGGGATCGAGCATCATTCGGTACGGGGAGGTAG